The Ficedula albicollis isolate OC2 chromosome 6, FicAlb1.5, whole genome shotgun sequence genome has a window encoding:
- the LGI1 gene encoding leucine-rich glioma-inactivated protein 1 isoform X2: protein MGLPHLEYLFIENNNIKSISRNTFRGLKSLIHLSLANNNLQSLPKDIFKGLDSLTNVDLRGNAFNCDCKLKWLVEWLGTTNATVEDIYCESPPEYKKRKINSLSSKEFDCIITEFEVYQSLPYQSLSVDTFSYMNDEHVVIAQPFTGKCIFLEWDHVEVMFRNYDNITGTSTVVCKPIVIESQLYVIVAQLFGGSHIYKRDIFANKFIKIQDIEILKIRKPNDIETFRIAEDWYFVVADSSKAGFTTVYKWNGNGFYSHQSLHAWYRDTDVEYLEISGKPHLILSSSSQRPVIYQWNKGTNEFVKRFDIQDMEDAYAVKHFKVKEDVYICLTRFIGDSKVMKWGGSAFLDLQRMPSRGSMVFQPLQINNYQYAILGSDYSFTQVYYWDAEKAKFVKFQELNVQAPRSFIHVSIDKQRDFLFASSFKGTTLIYKHEIVDLSA from the exons GAGTCTCGCAAATAATAATCTCCAGTCACTTCCAAAAGACATATTTAAAGGCTTGGATTCTTTAACAAATGT AGATCTTAGAGGCAATGCATTTAATTGTGACTGCAAACTGAAGTGGTTAGTGGAGTGGCTGGGCACCACCAATGCAACTGTTGAAGACATTTACTGTGAAAGCCCACCAGAATATAAGAAGCGCAAAATCAATAGCCTCTCTTCAAAAGAGTTTGATTGCATTATTACAG AATTTGAGGTTTATCAGTCCCTGCCATACCAATCTCTGTCAGTAGATACTTTCTCATATATGAATGATGAACACGTGGTTATTGCTCAGCCTTTTACTGGAAAATGCATCTTTCTTGAATGGGACCATGTGGAAGTGATGTTCAGGAATTATGACAACATTACAG gtACTTCAACTGTTGTGTGTAAACCTATAGTTATTGAGAGTCAGCTGTATGTCATTGTCGCACAGTTGTTTGGAGGCTCCCACATATAtaaaagagatatttttgcTAATAAGTTTATAAAAATTCAAGATATTGAAATCCTTAAAATCCGAAAACCCAATGACATTGAAACTTTCAGGATTGCTGAAGACTGGTATTTTGTTGTTGCAGACAGTTCAAAAGCTGGTTTCACCACGGTTTACAAGTGGAATGGGAATGGATTTTATTCCCATCAGTCTCTGCACGCCTGGTACAGAGATACTGATGTGGAGTATCTCGAAATATCTGGCAAACCACATTTAATTCTGTCAAGTAGTTCGCAAAGACCTGTAATATATCAATGGAACAAAGGAACAAATGAATTTGTTAAGCGGTTTGATATTCAAGATATGGAAGATGCATATGCAGTGAAGCATTTCAAAGTGAAAGAGGATGTATACATTTGCTTAACAAGATTTATTGGGGACTCTAAAGTAATGAAGTGGGGTGGTTCAGCATTTCTGGATTTACAAAGGATGCCATCCCGAGGGTCAATGGTATTCCAACCACTTCAGATAAATAATTATCAATATGCCATTCTTGGAAGTGATTATTCTTTCACTCAAGTCTATTATTGGGatgcagaaaaggcaaaatttgtGAAGTTTCAAGAATTAAACGTACAGGCACCAAGATCTTTCATACATGTCTCCATCGATAAACAAAGagattttctctttgcttcaaGTTTTAAGGGAACTACATTGATTTATAAACATGAGATAGTTGACTTAAGCGCATGA